Genomic window (Chryseobacterium bernardetii):
TATTCTTTTTATCTTCTATTATATTGTTCAGTCTGGGAATTTTTTCACTCATTTACTTCGGTATCCATCTTGTAGATGATCTTACAAATTCAAATAACTTTGTAGCCCTTTTAGTTGCCATTGCCTCTCTGTATGGATTCTTCAGATGTTGGGAAAAGAAGGCAGAAGTGGAAAAAATGGAGGTTTATACTTATCATTATTCTGAAAACCTGAATTTCAAATTCATCAGGAATAGCCGTTATGACAATAAATTTTTGCATTCCAAGATTTACATCATCGATAGAAAAGTAGCCTATCTCGGCTCATTAAACTATACCAAAAGCGGTTTCACCTCTAATTTTGAGTCCCGGATCAGAATTACCCAAAAGGAAAAGGTAAATGAGCTGGTTCGGTTTGTTCATGATATTTTTGAAGATAACGTGAATCTCAGAAAACATGAGCTTTTCTATCTTGGAAAACAGGTCTACAGTGAAGAAATGTATTAATATTCATAAAAAACAGCTTTATCCTTCACTGTAATTTCTGATCTCATAATCTCTGAAAATATTTTACCGGCAACTATTTTCCATAAAAAAACAGTGTTCCCCGAAGAGAACACTGCTTATTAAATGAAATATGGATTAATTTTTAATCAGTTTGCCCTGCAGTGATTTTTCTCCTGCCTGTACAATAACAATATAAGTACTCTGCAACCAGTTAGAAACATCTACATTCACTTCTCCTGAAGAGGATTTCAGTTCTTTATGGAATTTGACATTACCCATAGTATCAAAAACCTTGATCTGTGTTGCCGGTAATCTCTCATTACCAGTATCATATGATACCTTCACTACATCTTTTGCCGGATTTGGCATTAACTTAAGAGAAGATACTGTAGTAAGGCTTAGACCTTTTCCTGCATCAGCAAAAACCGGTTTACCTATAATTTTAGGCTCACCAACAAACTTACAATCATCCTGTCCTAAGAATAGGATCACATCACTGCCTCCAGGGAAGCTTGCATTCGGATAGAAAGCCAATGGGTTGGTATTCATATCATATGTTCCCCCTGCCGGAATAGTAATCATTGAAGGGAAATAAGTTCCATATCCGTTAGCACTTGAAATAGAAAGCATTACCGGCTGACTTCCCGCATTGAATATTGTTCCAAGAACGTTATAATGATCGCCATCCCATTTGAATGCATTAATATCAACCTTAAAATCACATTGTGTTTCTACACCGCAATCTTTTCCAGGATAGTAATTCAATGCTCCTGAATAATATTGACAATACATTCCGCCTGCAGTTTGGTCAATTCTAAGCTTGTAAGTTCCTGCTGCATCAACAAAGTGGAAGGAGTCAATAAAAGTATTGGTTCCATTTTGCAAACTAACTCCAAATCTTTCCCATTGGTGATAATCAAAATTACCTTTTGGCCCAATGATATAACGATCTTTATCTCTGCAATAGCTGTAGCAACCTGTAGGGAATACCCACATCAGGCTTTCAATACTCAATGGTACATCTAACTGACCAAATACTTTACAGCCACTTGGTGCAGTGTAAATCACTTTGTACATTCCACCTTCGTCTACTGTAATGGTTTGTCCGCTCATTCCATTGCTCCAGTTATATTCTCCATTGGCAGGTCCTGATGCTGTAAGCTGAATTTTATAAGGCTGGCATCCTATCTGAGTATATGTTACTGTAGGAGCTGCTGGTGGATTGCTAACTGTAACAACAAAGTCTTTTGAACCTGAACAGTCTGTAGTTCCCGGCACACGCGCTTCTAAAGTAAAGGTATAAGTACCTGCCGGCAATCCGCTTACGGTGTAAACAACCGGCTGAGCAGTAAGCCATCCTGTAGACAATGGAACTCCATTCCTTTTCCATCTGTATTCTAAAGTATTATCTGTTAAAATACCTTTAAGTATTGCCTGGCTATCAGAACACATGTTTGATTGCCCTGATATATTCACATACGGTGGTTTTTTAAATGCAACACCTACCGCTTTAATACTCATTATATTCGTTTTACATCCATCTGCTGAAACCAATATCGGCCAGTAATTTCCTGACGTTGTTGGCGCAAAGTTCATTGAATTAGGTGCTCCAGGAACCTGAACACTACCATTCATCCAAATATACCCTGAAGGTACCGTACCTGAAGGCACAAATGAAATGAGTGGAGAAGTTCCTTCACATGCAATTGCATTTGGCGGAGTAAGGGTTCCATTTAAGTTGGCTTCGTAAATAGTAATATTACGTACAGCTGAAATATACTCACATCCCTGCGGGGTTTTCACCTTCAGACTTACACTTTTCGGACCGGCAGTATTGAATGTAATATTCATATTCTGCTGTGAAGTTACAAAAGCTGTTCCGTCAAAAGACCATGTATAAATATTTCCGGCAGTATATGAACCGGGCGAAAGTGTAATTACCTCTCCTTTACATGCTTTAAATGGCAGCATGAAACTCGTGTTTGGAACAGGAGCCAGTGTAATCGTTTTCGTGATTGTACATGCCGGCAATGATGGTTGGGATGGTACAGACATCTTCATGGTAAAGGTATAGGTACCTGGTGCCATATTATTGTAAGTAGCCGTCTGCCCCACCTGATCCGGTTGTCCTGCCATACTGAATCTATATTCTATAGAGCTGGGGTTAATATCAAATATTGTAGAGGTATTGTATAAGGTAACGTTATATCCGTTACCGTTACAAACCTGGCCAATATTGAATTTAGGTTCATACAGTTTTCGAACTTCAAAACTTGCTGAATACCAACATGTTCCATATCTCAACCGTACACTCACAATGTGCGCTCCGGCAAGATTAGTCTGGAACGTAGCCGTAGGCTGTCCCTGAGGGCTTATCAAAGTAAGCACATCATTAGATACCCATTGGATTTCATCCGGAGGAATACTTACATTTAAGTTATTTACTGTAATGGTATTGCAACCTGTCCATCTTGGGCTAAACGTCACCAAAGGAGGTGTTGTACAGTTATTAGCTGTTGGACAGGAATTAAATACTTTGATTTCCTGTGAATATACATAACAGCCATTAATGTCTTTAGCTCTCACCTTATAGATTCCCGCAAGGCCGGTTCCTGATAAGGTATATGAATTGGTATTAAATCCTGATAATAGAACACCATCCTTAAACCATTGCCACTCTGCAATATTGGTAAGTCCTGTAGAGCTGTTGGCTGTAAGGGTATAAGGCTGTAAAGGATAATCATCACATACTGCCAGATTATATACCGGTGAAACGGTAATGATTGTTTCAGGAAGAATGATGAAGCTTGCACTTGCTGTTGGTTGATAAGCGCATCCGTTAGTTCCGTTATAAGTTACCGTTACTAATTGAGTGACATTTCCACCTGTTGTATTCTGAATGTACCCGTTATTTGGGAAATCATAAACCCCGGATGAATTGAATGCTGTTGTATGGCTTCCATTGGCAAATGTAAATGTTACATCCGTTGCCGAAGTAATCGTTCCCTGATCAACCGTAAAATGAAGATCTGAACCTAAACACACCTTTCCAACATTTGTGAAATTCACTACCGGAAGTGCTAATTTACTTACAGGAATTGAAAATATCTTTTTTTGTCCACATACAACAACTTCCAGTTTCAGTTTAGCTGAATATACACCGCCAGAAACCTCATTGATGTTTACTGTAACAAAAGGAGTACCCTGCCCGGATACAAAACTTCCGAAGTTAGGAGTATCAAAACTCCATTCCATAGAATCCGGCACAATATTACCTAAATTAGCTTCGAAGGTCTGTATACTGCTTGGGCAGAACGGCCCTGAATTCTGATAAATAGAGATGGTATTAATGTCTATCGGTTTTACCGCCAGTGAAATCGGTTTAGACAGACAAGCTGCAGGGCTATCTGTTCTGTAAGCAACCGATACTGAGTATGAAGATACGCCAGGATTAAATATAACGGTAACACTATTACCGGCATTACTTCCCTGGATGGTACCGTTTGTAACACTCCACACCGGGATTACTCCAGCTGGTTGCAGTGCTACAAGTGAATATACATAAGGTTTACCCGGACAGACTAAAATATCCCCCGAAATAAATCCTTTCGGAGCTCTTGGAATACTCACCACCTTAATCAATATTGCATTGCTTTCACACCCACCTCTGATTGCTGTGATTACATAATTTCCTGGGGTTAGGAAAGGATAATCAAGAGGAGCGGTAGTTGGTTGTGATGATGTATATACTACCCCGCCATTTAAAGTGACATTCCAGATTACAGGAACATTAGGTGTAGCAGTAAACGTCTGTGGAGTTCCCACACAAATTTCTTCTTTTCCTCCGGATATTGTTACAGGTGCTTCCACAACAATTGTTTTCTGTGCCTCACCTTCACACAACAATAAAGTATTTCTGTATAAAGCGGTAAGAGTATAAGTACCTGGCGTCTGCCCGGTGAAAAGAACTTCATTTCTTTGCTGGTTATAAGTCAAAAGACCCACTCCAGGCCCGGTAACATTCCAATCAACCTGTGTAGTTGGCCATTGTGGAAGTGAATAGGTATATTGTTTTCCTAAGCACACTACTGCTTCTCCTTTAATTTTTGCTGTTTTTAAAATTACAGGAATCTTAACAGTAGTCCACACCGGGCAGCCACATTCAGATCTATACATTACATAGCCAAAACCGTCTTCAGGATCTACACTATCCCATTTTACTTCAATTTCGTTTTCAGAGATATTGTGCCACGATCCTCCGATCACTTTCCACTCTCCTTTACAGCCATTCTTCACACTGTATCTTTCAGAGCTTCCCTCACATACTACCGAAGCACAGCTAATCTGTACCGGCGGAGCTTCAGTGATTTCTAATTTCTGATAAGTTGTTTCTGAGCAGCCGCATTTGTTGGTTACAGTTAAGGTAACAGTAACTCCTCCGGCCTGAGTATAGGTATGAGAAGGCTCAAAAGCTGTAGATGTTGTTCCGTCACCAAAATCCCAGAAATAATTAACAATATCAGTACCGCCATTTGCATGAGATAAATTATCAAAATGAACCTCAGTATTTTTACATACGATATCTTTCAGGTTAACGAGATTGAACTGTGCAGAAGGTTTATTGATCTTCTCAATGCAGATATCTTTGGTTTCAACTGTTCCATCGGCAAATGTAACAACTGCCTGCAAAGAACCTGCTCCTGCGCTTCCCCATAAAATTTCAGCATTAATATTGGCACCCCCCGAAGTAGTCTGTACAACTCCTCCTGTAGGTATCCATGCTACAAAGCTGATATTCGAGCCATGAGCAGTATATTTTACTTTACTGCCTTCACAGACCCGGACACACGCTCCGGAATCAATATCCGAAGCAGCAAAAGGATCATTACCTGAGCCTTTTTCGCCACGGAAGATCTGGCATCCGACCTGGGAATCCCAGGTAATATGAGTTGATGATTGTGCTTGCAGCCCCCAAGGTACCAGGAGCCAACATAGCAGGAGCCATCTGAAGATGTGCTGCCTACTAAAGTAAGTAGTGTTTTTCATGGTTAATAAAAATGTATTAATTTTCGTTTGAAAATTAATGAAAATTTTAACACAAAAACTATTTATTAGTGAAAAATATTACTTTTCATCAATATAAATATCAACAATATACTTCAATTACTAATTATACCTTAATTAAAACACATAATAATCATTAACAAAAGAGCTATTTATTTTCATTTTTAACCCAAAAAACAAATAATTTCTCCCTTTATTAATCATTAATATTTAGGATAAAATTTAAATTATATAAATATTTAACAACCCTTCCGTTTATTAGCAAAAAGAACTTATTTTGCATCTTACAACAATTAACAGATAAAATGAAAAGATACTTCAGGGAAATAATAATAGTAATCACTGTACTATTATCAAGGTTACCTTTTATTTTTAATAGCCTGGGTATTGATTTGGATGCATGGAGAGAAGTATATACAGGAAAAATACTCAATGAAGATCATATGTATAACGTTTCACGTTTTCCCGGATATCCTTTTCCAGAATTTTTGTATTCAATAGTATATCATTATCCCTACTGGGCAATCAATTTGTTATCGGTCTTATTTACAGCAGGCTGCTGCCTGTATCTTTTTAAGATCTTAAATTTTTTTACAATAAAACTGTCTTTTCTTATTGCTTTAGTATTTCCATTCGTTCCGGTTATCTATCTCAACAGTACAATAGCCATGGAGTACAACTGGTCTTTATTCTTTTTATTGGGAAGTGTTTACCACCTACTTAATAAGAATCTCTGGCTTTCCGCTTTACTTTGTGGGCTTATGGTAAGTACAAGATTCAACAATATTATTTTTCTTCCGGCCTTCGCCTTTCTTCTGTACTCTTACTCTGGAAAGGATATTAAAAAGGTTCTACAATTTTCAGTTTTAGCTTTTCTTTCTATATGCATTTTCTTTTCGCCAGTCATTTTAAAATATGGTACAGGCTTCCTGCAAAGTTATGGAGATTCAGAAGTGAGCCTCGGCAGTCTGCTGAGCCTGGCTACATTATATATCTATGGTGCTTTAGGAATGCTGGCTATTATTTTAGGGGTAATCATTCAGTTCTTTAGTGGAGGCTACCGGGAAATTAAAAACATATCCAAAAATCATTTTGCAATATTCTGCATTCTGATGGTTGTTTCCAATCTGGCATTCTTTGTCAGATACCCTTTAGAATCGGGTTATTTAACTCCCTCTGTTCCTTTTGTTCTTATTCTTCTATATTATGTTTTGAATGAAAACATTATGAAATCTGTATTATTTGCCTTACTCCTATCCCCTTTTTTAATTCATATCAATGCGAAAAAAATTCAGATTGCAGGAGGAATATTCATCAATGAAAATTATGAAAATCAGCAATTAAAATATTGCAATAATCTTATCCGCGAAATCAAAAAACATTCGGGAAATCGTCCTGCAATTTTCCATGTAGGCAATTATTCGGAACAAGTTTCATTCATTGGAAACTTTGATAAAAACAGCCCTATAAAAATCGTTAAATACCTTACCCCTCAAGACCAGAAAGATATCATTAATAAAAAATATATACTCTACTATTCCTGTACTGAAAATGGGAAGACAGAAAACCGTAAAACCCATATGCTGGATCAGTATGGAATATTTCTTTATAAAGACTTTGAGCTCATAAGATAATTTCAAACTTAAAATTATATGAACTCTCCAAGGTTGAAAATGATATAGACAAAGAATAATATTTCTCTTCCCGGAGGAAGGTAACATCTTCTCTTACTCATCTTTTCATCTTTACCTCGTCAGCCCCCTACTCAGTCTTGCACAAAAAACGAAATACCTTATCTTTGTTTTTTCGAGGCTTATGATAAACTTTTATTCGAAAATATTCTACATGAAAAAAAATAGCTTTTTATTTTCCGCCAAAGGAATTCTTATCGCAGGATTCTTGTCCTTAAATACAGTAATGTACGCCCAGAAAACGGCAGATCTTTCAACCATTTCAGAGAAAACCTTAAACAGTATTCTGGAAAAGAACAGAAATTATTATGCCCAGGGTAAAGTGGCCGACTACATTCCGGAACTGGGTAAAATGGATGCAAAAGCTATTGCCTTTTCAGTAGTGGACAAGAACGGGAAAGTATTCAGCACCGGTGATGTTCAAAAGAAATTTACCATGCAAAGCATTTCCAAGATCATTGCACTGATGGTTGCGGTAAATGAAAGAGGCGAAGCTAATGTGTTTGATAAAATGGGCTATTTTGGATCAGACAAGC
Coding sequences:
- a CDS encoding phospholipase D-like domain-containing protein, with translation MYYKERKKYYFKIDTENSEGVEVFVGQNAGNQLNNDILNAKAEVLIISPYIDEIKLDDLLMLKNRNISVRLAFSDLRPEQYGSILRKLIHQNRVTDIKKKEKRESLKNLFFLSSIILFSLGIFSLIYFGIHLVDDLTNSNNFVALLVAIASLYGFFRCWEKKAEVEKMEVYTYHYSENLNFKFIRNSRYDNKFLHSKIYIIDRKVAYLGSLNYTKSGFTSNFESRIRITQKEKVNELVRFVHDIFEDNVNLRKHELFYLGKQVYSEEMY
- a CDS encoding PKD domain-containing protein — translated: MKNTTYFSRQHIFRWLLLCWLLVPWGLQAQSSTHITWDSQVGCQIFRGEKGSGNDPFAASDIDSGACVRVCEGSKVKYTAHGSNISFVAWIPTGGVVQTTSGGANINAEILWGSAGAGSLQAVVTFADGTVETKDICIEKINKPSAQFNLVNLKDIVCKNTEVHFDNLSHANGGTDIVNYFWDFGDGTTSTAFEPSHTYTQAGGVTVTLTVTNKCGCSETTYQKLEITEAPPVQISCASVVCEGSSERYSVKNGCKGEWKVIGGSWHNISENEIEVKWDSVDPEDGFGYVMYRSECGCPVWTTVKIPVILKTAKIKGEAVVCLGKQYTYSLPQWPTTQVDWNVTGPGVGLLTYNQQRNEVLFTGQTPGTYTLTALYRNTLLLCEGEAQKTIVVEAPVTISGGKEEICVGTPQTFTATPNVPVIWNVTLNGGVVYTSSQPTTAPLDYPFLTPGNYVITAIRGGCESNAILIKVVSIPRAPKGFISGDILVCPGKPYVYSLVALQPAGVIPVWSVTNGTIQGSNAGNSVTVIFNPGVSSYSVSVAYRTDSPAACLSKPISLAVKPIDINTISIYQNSGPFCPSSIQTFEANLGNIVPDSMEWSFDTPNFGSFVSGQGTPFVTVNINEVSGGVYSAKLKLEVVVCGQKKIFSIPVSKLALPVVNFTNVGKVCLGSDLHFTVDQGTITSATDVTFTFANGSHTTAFNSSGVYDFPNNGYIQNTTGGNVTQLVTVTYNGTNGCAYQPTASASFIILPETIITVSPVYNLAVCDDYPLQPYTLTANSSTGLTNIAEWQWFKDGVLLSGFNTNSYTLSGTGLAGIYKVRAKDINGCYVYSQEIKVFNSCPTANNCTTPPLVTFSPRWTGCNTITVNNLNVSIPPDEIQWVSNDVLTLISPQGQPTATFQTNLAGAHIVSVRLRYGTCWYSASFEVRKLYEPKFNIGQVCNGNGYNVTLYNTSTIFDINPSSIEYRFSMAGQPDQVGQTATYNNMAPGTYTFTMKMSVPSQPSLPACTITKTITLAPVPNTSFMLPFKACKGEVITLSPGSYTAGNIYTWSFDGTAFVTSQQNMNITFNTAGPKSVSLKVKTPQGCEYISAVRNITIYEANLNGTLTPPNAIACEGTSPLISFVPSGTVPSGYIWMNGSVQVPGAPNSMNFAPTTSGNYWPILVSADGCKTNIMSIKAVGVAFKKPPYVNISGQSNMCSDSQAILKGILTDNTLEYRWKRNGVPLSTGWLTAQPVVYTVSGLPAGTYTFTLEARVPGTTDCSGSKDFVVTVSNPPAAPTVTYTQIGCQPYKIQLTASGPANGEYNWSNGMSGQTITVDEGGMYKVIYTAPSGCKVFGQLDVPLSIESLMWVFPTGCYSYCRDKDRYIIGPKGNFDYHQWERFGVSLQNGTNTFIDSFHFVDAAGTYKLRIDQTAGGMYCQYYSGALNYYPGKDCGVETQCDFKVDINAFKWDGDHYNVLGTIFNAGSQPVMLSISSANGYGTYFPSMITIPAGGTYDMNTNPLAFYPNASFPGGSDVILFLGQDDCKFVGEPKIIGKPVFADAGKGLSLTTVSSLKLMPNPAKDVVKVSYDTGNERLPATQIKVFDTMGNVKFHKELKSSSGEVNVDVSNWLQSTYIVIVQAGEKSLQGKLIKN
- a CDS encoding ArnT family glycosyltransferase, which produces MKRYFREIIIVITVLLSRLPFIFNSLGIDLDAWREVYTGKILNEDHMYNVSRFPGYPFPEFLYSIVYHYPYWAINLLSVLFTAGCCLYLFKILNFFTIKLSFLIALVFPFVPVIYLNSTIAMEYNWSLFFLLGSVYHLLNKNLWLSALLCGLMVSTRFNNIIFLPAFAFLLYSYSGKDIKKVLQFSVLAFLSICIFFSPVILKYGTGFLQSYGDSEVSLGSLLSLATLYIYGALGMLAIILGVIIQFFSGGYREIKNISKNHFAIFCILMVVSNLAFFVRYPLESGYLTPSVPFVLILLYYVLNENIMKSVLFALLLSPFLIHINAKKIQIAGGIFINENYENQQLKYCNNLIREIKKHSGNRPAIFHVGNYSEQVSFIGNFDKNSPIKIVKYLTPQDQKDIINKKYILYYSCTENGKTENRKTHMLDQYGIFLYKDFELIR